A genomic region of Kribbella sp. NBC_00382 contains the following coding sequences:
- a CDS encoding helix-turn-helix transcriptional regulator, giving the protein MTDQRREELATFLRNRRERIAPEDVGLPRGRRRRTPGLRREEVSQLAAIGTTWYTWLEQGRDIQVSAEVLDAIARTLRLDQSEREHLFALAGAIDPTPASAFTPVTDALRDLLDQLEPLPACVQNGRYDLLAYNRPFSRLMCDLDAVPPEDRNVIWLGFMNEQWKATLPNLAETQRAMVAKFRASMVESIGDPSWKALLKRLQTESPEFSEYWDDHEVLRPGNQLKVYHHPLAGVLRLSATSLWTEPGTNRPRLVTYTPVDEETREKLHLLTGPPPLVTV; this is encoded by the coding sequence ATGACGGATCAGCGGCGGGAGGAGTTGGCGACCTTCCTGCGGAACCGGCGGGAGCGGATCGCGCCGGAGGACGTCGGGCTGCCTCGCGGGCGACGGCGACGGACTCCGGGGTTGCGGCGGGAGGAGGTCTCTCAGCTCGCGGCGATCGGCACGACTTGGTACACCTGGCTCGAGCAAGGGCGGGATATCCAGGTCTCCGCCGAGGTGCTGGACGCGATCGCCCGGACGCTACGACTGGATCAGAGTGAGCGGGAGCATCTGTTCGCGCTCGCCGGAGCGATCGACCCGACCCCAGCCAGCGCCTTCACGCCCGTCACCGACGCTCTGCGGGACCTGCTGGACCAACTCGAGCCGCTGCCCGCCTGCGTGCAGAACGGCCGGTACGACCTGCTCGCCTACAACCGCCCGTTCAGCCGGCTGATGTGCGACCTCGACGCGGTCCCGCCCGAGGATCGCAACGTGATCTGGCTCGGCTTCATGAACGAGCAGTGGAAGGCGACCCTGCCCAACCTGGCGGAGACACAACGCGCGATGGTCGCCAAGTTCCGCGCGTCGATGGTGGAGAGCATCGGCGACCCCAGTTGGAAGGCGTTGCTCAAGCGACTCCAGACCGAGTCACCGGAGTTCAGCGAGTACTGGGACGACCACGAGGTACTGCGTCCCGGCAACCAGTTGAAGGTCTACCACCACCCGCTGGCCGGCGTACTGCGCCTGTCGGCGACCAGCCTCTGGACCGAGCCCGGCACCAACCGTCCGCGGCTGGTCACCTACACCCCCGTTGACGAGGAGACCCGGGAGAAGTTGCACCTCCTCACCGGGCCCCCTCCGCTGGTGACTGTCTAG
- the egtD gene encoding L-histidine N(alpha)-methyltransferase: protein MTSIDIHLTPDYAARALREDARDGLTAEPKWLAPKWFYDARGSELFEEITRLPEYYPTRAEREILDARSGEIAELTGAHTLVELGSGSSEKTRLLLDGLRDHGTLTTFVPLDVSESALREAAAAINTDYPSVTVHGVVGDFTEHLDKLPGEAPRVVAFLGGTIGNLLPDERADFYQSIRDVLEPGEWLLLGTDLVKDPATLVAAYDDSAGVTAEFNRNVLRVLNRQLGADFDVEAFSHRAIWDPENEWIEMHLRADRAMRVLIPEIGLEVDFAEGEELSTEVSAKFHRDGVEAELDKAAFTNGAWWTDSEERFALSLWQAV, encoded by the coding sequence GTGACTTCAATCGATATCCACCTGACCCCGGACTACGCCGCCCGCGCACTACGCGAGGATGCCCGGGACGGTCTGACGGCCGAGCCGAAGTGGCTCGCGCCGAAATGGTTCTATGACGCGCGGGGCAGCGAGCTGTTCGAGGAGATCACCCGGCTGCCGGAGTACTACCCGACCCGCGCCGAGCGGGAGATCCTCGACGCGCGGTCCGGTGAGATCGCCGAGCTGACCGGCGCGCACACGCTGGTCGAGCTCGGTTCGGGATCGTCGGAGAAGACGCGGCTGCTGCTCGACGGGTTGCGCGACCACGGCACGCTGACGACGTTCGTACCGCTGGACGTCTCGGAGTCAGCGCTGCGCGAGGCAGCCGCCGCGATCAACACCGACTACCCGAGCGTCACCGTGCACGGCGTGGTCGGCGACTTCACCGAGCACCTCGACAAGCTGCCCGGTGAGGCGCCGCGGGTGGTCGCGTTCCTCGGCGGGACGATCGGCAACCTGCTGCCCGACGAGCGGGCCGACTTCTACCAGTCCATCCGCGATGTTCTCGAGCCAGGGGAGTGGCTGCTGCTCGGTACGGATCTGGTGAAAGACCCGGCCACCCTCGTCGCGGCGTACGACGACAGCGCGGGCGTGACGGCCGAGTTCAACCGGAACGTACTGCGAGTGCTGAACCGCCAGCTCGGCGCGGACTTCGACGTGGAGGCGTTCAGCCACCGCGCGATCTGGGACCCGGAGAACGAGTGGATCGAGATGCACCTGCGCGCCGACCGCGCGATGCGGGTGCTGATCCCGGAGATCGGCCTCGAGGTCGACTTCGCCGAAGGCGAGGAGCTCAGTACCGAGGTCTCCGCCAAGTTCCACCGCGACGGCGTCGAGGCGGAGCTCGACAAGGCCGCCTTCACCAACGGCGCCTGGTGGACCGACTCGGAGGAACGCTTCGCCCTCTCGTTGTGGCAAGCGGTCTGA
- a CDS encoding glutamate-cysteine ligase family protein, translated as MTAPGEFPATTPIGSRVEAEGYVAMVCFKHGPPQLHGVELEWTVHHADDPHRPLDAAQLSNALGVHAPPTLVPDSPQLPLGRGSLVTVEPGGQVEISGQAAASIPQLIDDTTADAAELRQLLAAQGLEPGRHGLDAYRPPRRLLTVPRYAAMERAFAQLGPHGPRMMCSTAGLQVCLDAGEADQTALRWRALHDLGPALVALFANSRHREGNDTGWASARTEATFGTCAPFTEPPPLDGGDPAEAWARTAMEAPVLCLRRGDSWDAPAGLTFGAWADGALDGTGLASRAPDGTGLAGGARSGSSPGAGDPLADRPTYGDLEYHLSTLFPPVRPRGYLEVRYLDAQEGDGWIAPTLLLSALMSDPAVTDQALAASAPAAGRWFPAAREGLDDKPVLQAARELVELATTNLYRTGVDQDLITEAGERLHYIVDDTQRRRAS; from the coding sequence GTGACCGCGCCCGGCGAGTTTCCGGCGACCACCCCGATCGGCTCCCGCGTGGAGGCAGAGGGTTATGTCGCGATGGTGTGTTTCAAGCATGGTCCTCCCCAGCTGCACGGCGTCGAGCTGGAGTGGACGGTGCACCACGCGGATGATCCGCACCGGCCTCTCGATGCCGCTCAACTCAGCAACGCCCTGGGCGTGCACGCGCCCCCGACCCTGGTCCCGGACAGCCCACAGCTGCCACTCGGCCGGGGTTCTCTGGTCACCGTCGAGCCGGGTGGCCAGGTGGAGATCTCGGGTCAGGCCGCGGCCTCCATCCCTCAGTTGATCGACGACACGACGGCCGACGCCGCCGAGCTCAGGCAACTGCTCGCCGCCCAAGGCCTCGAGCCAGGGCGGCACGGCCTCGACGCCTACCGCCCGCCCCGCCGCCTGCTGACCGTTCCCCGGTACGCCGCGATGGAGCGCGCCTTCGCGCAGCTCGGTCCGCACGGCCCCCGGATGATGTGCAGCACCGCCGGTCTGCAGGTCTGCCTCGACGCAGGCGAAGCTGACCAGACAGCGCTGCGCTGGCGAGCACTGCACGACCTCGGCCCGGCCCTGGTCGCGCTCTTCGCCAACTCGCGACACCGCGAAGGCAACGACACCGGCTGGGCCTCCGCCCGGACGGAGGCGACTTTCGGTACCTGTGCACCGTTCACCGAGCCGCCGCCGCTCGACGGCGGTGATCCAGCCGAGGCCTGGGCCCGTACTGCGATGGAGGCGCCGGTGCTCTGTCTCCGACGGGGAGACAGCTGGGACGCACCCGCCGGCCTCACGTTCGGCGCCTGGGCCGATGGAGCCCTGGACGGCACGGGCCTGGCGAGCCGAGCGCCGGATGGCACCGGCCTGGCCGGCGGTGCTCGATCCGGGAGCAGTCCGGGCGCTGGTGATCCGCTGGCCGACAGGCCGACGTACGGGGATCTGGAGTACCACCTGTCCACGTTGTTCCCACCGGTACGGCCCCGCGGCTACCTGGAGGTGCGGTATCTCGATGCGCAGGAGGGCGATGGCTGGATCGCGCCGACCTTGTTGCTCTCCGCACTGATGTCTGACCCGGCCGTTACCGACCAGGCACTGGCGGCTTCGGCGCCGGCGGCTGGGCGATGGTTCCCGGCGGCGCGGGAGGGGCTGGACGACAAGCCTGTCCTGCAGGCCGCGCGCGAGCTGGTCGAGCTGGCCACCACCAACCTCTACCGGACCGGAGTCGATCAAGACCTGATCACCGAGGCCGGCGAGCGACTGCACTACATCGTCGACGACACCCAGAGAAGGCGAGCTTCATGA
- the egtB gene encoding ergothioneine biosynthesis protein EgtB translates to MNHQLSDLTAEGLRSFVAEQLERSRGRTVQLTDAVDTDDLVRQHSKLMSPLVWDYAHIGNQEELWLVRDVGGRDPVRQDIDELYDAFMHARADRPSLPLLGPAETRQYVVEVRDKVLDVLDHVKFGGDRELIDNGFAFGMIVQHEQQHDETMLATHQLRTGAPVLDAPAPPPGRRLAKSEVLVPGGVFEMGTSIEPWALDNERPAHPVRVAPYVIDTAPVSNGDYLKFVTGGGYQDPQWWSDAGWAQVQKASLVAPRFWEREDGNWVRTRFGHRELLPLDEPVMHVSFYEAEAYAKWAGKRLPTEEEWEFAARFDPATGRTRRFPWGDESPGPQHANLGQRHLRPAPIGAYPAGASPLGVEQLIGDVWEWTSSSFTPYPGFRAFPYDEYSLVFFGDDYKMLRGGSFGTDEIVARGTFRNWDYPIRRQIFAGFRCARDPRAEELA, encoded by the coding sequence ATGAACCACCAGTTGTCAGATCTGACCGCCGAGGGACTGCGGTCGTTCGTCGCCGAGCAGCTCGAGCGCTCGCGCGGCCGGACCGTCCAGCTGACCGACGCGGTCGACACCGACGACCTGGTCCGGCAGCACTCGAAGCTGATGTCGCCACTGGTCTGGGACTACGCGCACATCGGCAACCAGGAAGAGCTCTGGCTGGTCCGCGACGTCGGCGGCCGCGACCCGGTCCGGCAGGACATCGACGAGCTGTACGACGCGTTCATGCACGCCCGGGCCGACCGCCCGTCGCTGCCGCTGCTCGGCCCGGCCGAGACCCGGCAGTACGTCGTCGAGGTGCGCGACAAGGTCCTCGACGTGCTCGACCACGTGAAGTTCGGCGGCGATCGCGAGCTGATCGACAACGGATTCGCGTTCGGCATGATCGTGCAGCACGAGCAGCAGCACGACGAGACGATGCTCGCCACGCACCAGCTCCGCACCGGCGCCCCGGTCCTCGACGCGCCGGCGCCGCCGCCCGGTCGACGGCTCGCCAAGTCCGAGGTGCTCGTACCGGGTGGTGTCTTCGAGATGGGTACTTCGATCGAGCCGTGGGCGCTCGACAACGAGCGGCCGGCCCATCCGGTGCGCGTCGCTCCGTACGTGATCGACACCGCGCCGGTGAGCAACGGCGACTACCTCAAGTTCGTCACCGGTGGGGGCTACCAGGATCCGCAGTGGTGGTCTGACGCCGGTTGGGCGCAGGTGCAGAAGGCCTCGCTCGTGGCGCCGCGATTCTGGGAGCGTGAGGACGGCAACTGGGTGCGGACGCGGTTCGGGCATCGGGAGTTGCTGCCGCTCGACGAGCCGGTGATGCACGTCAGTTTCTACGAGGCCGAGGCCTATGCGAAGTGGGCGGGCAAGCGACTGCCGACCGAGGAGGAGTGGGAGTTCGCGGCCCGCTTCGACCCGGCGACCGGGCGGACGCGGCGCTTCCCTTGGGGCGACGAGAGCCCGGGCCCGCAACATGCGAATCTCGGTCAACGGCACCTGCGGCCGGCGCCGATCGGGGCGTACCCGGCTGGCGCGTCGCCGCTCGGGGTCGAGCAGTTGATCGGCGACGTGTGGGAGTGGACGAGCAGTAGCTTCACGCCGTACCCGGGGTTCCGCGCGTTCCCGTACGACGAGTACTCGCTGGTCTTCTTCGGAGACGACTACAAGATGCTGCGCGGCGGTTCGTTCGGCACCGACGAGATCGTGGCCCGCGGCACCTTCCGCAACTGGGATTACCCGATCCGCCGCCAGATCTTCGCCGGCTTCCGCTGCGCCCGGGATCCCCGCGCCGAGGAGCTGGCGTAG
- a CDS encoding MFS transporter, producing the protein MTEVAERPTSTTLSGTGLLALLLCAALPILDFFIVNVALPSMGRELRAGPALLELVVAGYGVAFAVLLVLGGRLGDTFGRRRLLLIAMTAFTVSSIACGLAPNAPVLVAARILQGASAALLNPQVLATLHATTSGDRRNRALSLYGAMAGLAMVAGQILGGLLVAADLGGSGWRAVFLVNGPVGLIAFVLAWRTVPATRSDRPAPVDLAGTVLLAVTLTALLVPLSEGRAAGWPLWSWLCLAVCPIAAITLLRVERRQERAGRLPLLPPSLFSFSGVRLGLGLLVPFSINFGGFMFVMAIALQQALRFGPIQAGLTLAPLAVTHLLASLISPRLIGRFGSRVIQVASSIHLIALVVLGITVLRGWPNLTALDFAPALALWGVASGSQIPVFFRIVLADLPGDRAGVGSGVLVTFQQASLALGAAVIGTLFLSLETAQGDQGKALAETIAALVALVILTLTISTRLPRRL; encoded by the coding sequence ATGACCGAAGTCGCCGAACGCCCAACCTCTACAACTCTCTCTGGTACTGGGCTGCTCGCCCTCCTGCTCTGTGCCGCTCTACCGATCCTCGACTTCTTCATCGTCAACGTCGCCCTGCCGTCGATGGGTCGGGAGCTTCGGGCTGGGCCGGCTCTGCTCGAACTGGTCGTCGCGGGGTACGGCGTGGCGTTCGCCGTCTTGCTGGTGCTCGGTGGACGGCTCGGCGACACCTTCGGGCGGCGGCGGTTGCTATTGATCGCGATGACCGCGTTTACGGTGAGCTCCATCGCCTGCGGACTAGCCCCGAACGCACCAGTGCTCGTCGCGGCCCGCATCCTGCAAGGAGCCTCAGCCGCCCTCCTCAATCCACAGGTCCTCGCAACCCTCCACGCCACCACCTCCGGCGACCGCCGCAACCGCGCCCTCAGCCTGTACGGCGCAATGGCCGGCCTCGCGATGGTCGCCGGTCAGATCCTCGGCGGCCTACTCGTCGCCGCCGACCTCGGTGGATCGGGCTGGCGAGCCGTCTTCCTCGTCAACGGCCCCGTCGGCCTGATCGCGTTCGTACTCGCCTGGCGCACAGTCCCCGCCACCCGCTCCGACCGCCCAGCCCCCGTCGACCTCGCCGGTACCGTCCTCCTCGCCGTCACCCTGACCGCTCTCCTCGTACCACTCAGCGAAGGTCGCGCAGCTGGCTGGCCCCTCTGGTCCTGGCTCTGTCTGGCCGTCTGCCCGATCGCCGCCATCACTCTGCTGCGAGTCGAGCGCCGACAGGAACGCGCCGGCCGGCTCCCGCTACTCCCACCGAGTCTGTTCAGCTTCAGCGGAGTACGGCTCGGCCTCGGACTGCTTGTGCCGTTCTCGATCAACTTCGGCGGCTTCATGTTCGTGATGGCGATCGCCTTGCAGCAGGCTTTGCGCTTCGGCCCGATCCAGGCCGGTCTCACCCTGGCGCCGCTCGCGGTCACCCACCTGCTCGCCTCGCTCATCAGCCCGCGTCTGATCGGCCGCTTCGGCAGCCGAGTCATCCAGGTCGCCTCGTCCATCCACCTGATCGCGTTGGTGGTGCTCGGCATCACCGTCCTGCGCGGCTGGCCGAACCTCACCGCTCTCGACTTCGCGCCGGCTCTCGCTTTGTGGGGTGTCGCCTCGGGTTCGCAGATCCCGGTGTTCTTCCGGATCGTGCTGGCCGACCTCCCTGGTGACCGGGCCGGCGTCGGCAGCGGCGTACTGGTCACCTTCCAGCAAGCCTCGTTGGCTCTCGGCGCGGCCGTGATCGGCACCCTGTTCCTGTCCCTCGAGACAGCACAGGGCGACCAGGGCAAAGCGCTGGCCGAAACCATCGCCGCCCTGGTCGCCCTGGTCATCCTGACCTTGACGATCAGCACCCGCCTGCCGAGGCGGTTGTGA
- a CDS encoding carbohydrate ABC transporter permease gives MTTLPTDPAETVAPALTRTVDRPRRSTGKRPLRVTTWYATALFICAVMIVPLLWMITIGLKSRNAVFEVPPRLLPHEFHWQNFLDGPKAIHFPRLLLNSTIITVLSVLGGVMTAMMAGYALARLRFPGRKVWFYLFVGSMLLPGVVGLIPLFQMYKSIGWYDTWLPLIVPAFFGGNPLFIFLARQYFLAIPYSIDEAAKIDGAGHLRIFVSVMLPLTRPAWITMAILAFQASWNDFLNPLVYLYSAGKWPLSVGMAQFVSPFAGQTPNWSYYMATNLLYMLPPLILFFAAQRYFIQGLGSLGSTTQK, from the coding sequence GTGACAACACTCCCGACTGACCCCGCCGAGACCGTCGCCCCCGCGCTCACGCGCACCGTCGACCGGCCACGGCGTAGTACCGGCAAACGGCCGTTGCGCGTTACAACGTGGTACGCGACCGCGCTCTTCATCTGCGCGGTGATGATCGTCCCGCTGCTGTGGATGATCACGATCGGCCTGAAGAGCCGCAACGCCGTCTTCGAGGTGCCGCCCCGGTTGCTCCCACATGAGTTCCACTGGCAGAACTTCCTCGACGGGCCGAAGGCGATCCACTTCCCGCGGTTGTTGCTCAACTCAACGATCATCACGGTGCTGAGCGTGCTCGGCGGGGTGATGACCGCGATGATGGCCGGCTATGCGCTGGCCCGGTTGCGGTTCCCGGGTCGCAAGGTCTGGTTCTACCTGTTCGTCGGCAGCATGCTGCTGCCCGGCGTGGTCGGCCTGATCCCGCTGTTCCAGATGTACAAGAGCATCGGCTGGTACGACACCTGGCTGCCGCTGATCGTGCCGGCCTTCTTCGGCGGCAACCCACTCTTCATCTTCCTGGCCCGGCAGTACTTCCTGGCCATCCCGTACTCGATCGACGAGGCGGCCAAGATCGACGGCGCCGGGCACCTGCGGATCTTCGTCAGCGTGATGCTGCCGTTGACCCGGCCGGCCTGGATCACGATGGCGATCCTCGCCTTCCAGGCGTCCTGGAACGACTTCCTCAATCCACTGGTCTACCTGTACTCCGCCGGCAAGTGGCCGCTGTCGGTCGGCATGGCGCAGTTCGTCTCGCCGTTCGCCGGGCAGACGCCGAACTGGAGCTACTACATGGCCACCAACCTGCTCTACATGCTGCCGCCGCTGATCCTCTTCTTCGCCGCGCAGCGCTACTTCATCCAGGGCCTCGGCTCGCTGGGCAGCACGACGCAGAAGTGA
- a CDS encoding ABC transporter substrate-binding protein, with protein sequence MNRIIGTTLACAGLLTATAACSGSDSGGKSDGPVTVTVMTWESPETNTAIKKALEGFKDDNVKVQLVDTPSGGYGDKLASLTQAKKLPDLFWCGNDTEQQYTSQGLLVDWSKRVDSGDGGLKADDFVGSAMKNWKTSEGQMGGLPSLMNTYGVWYNADAFKAAGIAEPKSGWTWDDMYSAAGKLAGKNGAKYGLVADQLTSADAPFTMSMYSVSAGGAPFTDDVNHPTKAEIDGKYTEGVEKLAAAIKSGAVAPPGYDASNVPALFSGGKVPMMFGGQWLAAGFQTDKPKIKYGFAPFPQVTTPATLYDSVGICTPQYTANEDATYKVLAYLNTKVWDAVLPASPVAPPAYTPAQESYFNALTKAGQATVVDTVKADLSAEKTVGVRFTTQWASQVGDLTTAMYQPILSGKKPVSDLQAYAGKINDLIKSQG encoded by the coding sequence GTGAACAGGATCATCGGCACCACCCTCGCCTGCGCCGGGTTGCTGACGGCAACGGCTGCCTGCAGCGGCTCGGACTCGGGCGGCAAGTCCGACGGACCGGTCACCGTGACCGTGATGACGTGGGAGTCGCCCGAGACGAACACCGCCATCAAGAAGGCACTCGAAGGATTCAAGGACGACAACGTCAAGGTGCAGCTCGTCGACACCCCGAGCGGCGGGTACGGCGACAAGCTCGCGTCGCTGACCCAGGCGAAGAAGCTGCCCGATCTGTTCTGGTGCGGCAACGACACCGAGCAGCAGTACACCTCCCAGGGCCTGCTGGTCGACTGGTCGAAGCGGGTCGACAGCGGTGACGGCGGCCTCAAGGCGGACGACTTCGTCGGCTCGGCGATGAAGAACTGGAAGACGAGTGAGGGCCAGATGGGCGGCCTGCCGTCGCTGATGAACACGTACGGCGTCTGGTACAACGCCGATGCGTTCAAGGCGGCCGGCATCGCGGAGCCCAAGTCCGGCTGGACCTGGGACGACATGTACTCCGCGGCCGGCAAGCTCGCGGGGAAGAACGGAGCGAAGTACGGGCTGGTCGCGGATCAGCTCACCTCGGCGGACGCGCCGTTCACGATGTCGATGTACTCGGTGTCAGCTGGTGGCGCACCGTTCACCGACGACGTGAACCACCCGACCAAGGCGGAGATCGACGGCAAGTACACCGAGGGCGTGGAGAAGCTCGCCGCGGCGATCAAGTCCGGCGCGGTGGCGCCACCCGGGTACGACGCGTCGAACGTGCCGGCGCTGTTCTCCGGCGGCAAGGTGCCGATGATGTTCGGCGGGCAGTGGCTGGCGGCCGGGTTCCAGACGGACAAGCCGAAGATCAAGTACGGGTTCGCGCCGTTCCCGCAGGTGACGACGCCGGCGACGCTGTACGACTCGGTGGGGATCTGCACGCCGCAGTACACGGCCAACGAGGACGCGACGTACAAGGTGCTCGCGTACCTCAACACCAAGGTGTGGGACGCCGTACTTCCGGCCTCGCCGGTGGCGCCTCCGGCCTACACGCCGGCGCAGGAGAGCTACTTCAACGCGTTGACCAAGGCCGGCCAGGCCACGGTCGTGGACACGGTGAAGGCGGATCTCTCGGCTGAGAAGACGGTCGGCGTACGGTTCACAACCCAGTGGGCGTCGCAGGTCGGCGATCTGACGACGGCGATGTACCAGCCGATCCTCAGCGGGAAGAAGCCCGTCTCTGATCTGCAGGCCTATGCGGGCAAGATCAACGACTTGATCAAGTCGCAGGGCTAG
- the egtC gene encoding ergothioneine biosynthesis protein EgtC, translating into MCRHLAYLGPAVSLASLVLEPPHSLYRQSWAPSDMRGGGSVNADGFGLGWYADGTAVRYRRSVPIWADESLPALAASINSTAVLAAVRNGTVGAPLTEIAVAPYTKDQWLFSHNGLISGWPGSVSKLAEALPVSELLTLDAPMDSALLWALVQDRLHLGAPEAVASVVRDVAAVAQDSRLNLLLTDGEQIVATTWTHSLWVRRTTDSVAVSSEPWTTEGWEEIPDRSLLLATKNTLAVTPLLEGRQ; encoded by the coding sequence ATGTGCCGCCACCTGGCCTACCTCGGCCCGGCCGTTTCACTCGCCTCACTCGTCCTGGAGCCACCGCACTCGCTGTACCGCCAGAGTTGGGCCCCGTCAGACATGCGCGGCGGCGGCTCAGTCAACGCGGATGGTTTTGGGCTGGGCTGGTACGCCGATGGCACCGCGGTCCGGTATCGGCGGAGTGTGCCGATCTGGGCAGACGAGTCGTTGCCTGCGCTGGCGGCGTCCATCAACTCGACCGCGGTGCTGGCGGCAGTACGGAACGGGACCGTCGGTGCGCCACTCACGGAGATCGCCGTGGCGCCGTACACCAAAGACCAGTGGTTGTTCAGTCATAACGGGCTGATCAGCGGTTGGCCGGGGTCGGTGTCCAAGCTGGCGGAGGCGTTGCCGGTATCTGAGCTTCTGACTCTTGATGCGCCGATGGACTCGGCGCTTCTGTGGGCGCTGGTTCAGGATCGCTTGCATCTGGGTGCGCCTGAGGCGGTGGCTTCGGTAGTACGGGATGTCGCCGCCGTTGCGCAGGACAGCAGGCTCAACCTGCTGCTCACCGATGGGGAGCAGATTGTCGCCACCACCTGGACGCATTCGCTCTGGGTTCGCCGCACCACCGACTCCGTAGCCGTTAGCTCCGAGCCCTGGACGACTGAAGGCTGGGAAGAGATCCCCGACCGTTCTTTGCTATTGGCAACCAAAAACACGCTAGCCGTCACCCCATTGCTGGAAGGACGACAGTGA
- a CDS encoding carbohydrate ABC transporter permease, giving the protein MNRDGRSRGGRGGFSRNAGSDVKAAYLFIAPAIIGFTVFVVYPLVRSFYLSLTKYNGLTDPVFVGLGNFRRLFTVDPAFWPSLRATGYLVVLYVPLSLALGLALAMFCNQRFAGVRIVRTLAYLPVVLPAVATITLWKFILNPQVGLANTILDKLHLPTSLWLQSPSMSMPSIVIVMLWGVGGTMIIFLAALQAVPTELYEAARVDGAGPYAVFFRITLPMISPIMLLQVILQTTAALQTFNQPKILTGGGPGFSTNVLMLSIYNNGFSNLGRIPQLGYASAQVWVLFIVIIAVIALTAKFSSLWTYSDNTPD; this is encoded by the coding sequence ATGAATCGTGACGGACGGAGTCGCGGCGGGCGCGGTGGATTCAGCCGCAACGCCGGCTCGGACGTCAAAGCCGCCTACTTGTTCATCGCACCGGCGATCATCGGTTTCACCGTCTTCGTCGTCTATCCGCTGGTCCGCTCGTTCTATCTGTCGCTGACCAAGTACAACGGCCTGACCGACCCGGTCTTCGTGGGCCTGGGCAACTTCCGCCGGCTGTTCACGGTCGATCCGGCGTTCTGGCCGTCGCTGCGCGCAACGGGGTACCTGGTGGTCCTCTATGTGCCGTTGTCGCTGGCCCTCGGTCTGGCCCTCGCGATGTTCTGCAACCAGCGCTTCGCGGGCGTCCGGATCGTCCGGACCCTGGCGTACCTGCCGGTGGTACTGCCCGCGGTCGCGACCATCACGCTGTGGAAGTTCATCCTCAATCCCCAAGTGGGCTTGGCGAACACGATCCTCGACAAGCTGCACCTGCCGACCAGCCTCTGGTTGCAGAGCCCGTCGATGTCGATGCCGTCGATCGTGATCGTGATGCTGTGGGGCGTCGGCGGGACGATGATCATCTTCCTCGCCGCGCTCCAAGCGGTGCCGACCGAACTGTACGAGGCGGCCCGGGTCGACGGCGCCGGACCGTACGCGGTGTTCTTCCGGATCACGTTGCCGATGATCAGCCCGATCATGCTGCTGCAGGTGATCCTGCAGACCACGGCGGCGCTCCAGACGTTCAACCAGCCCAAGATCCTCACGGGCGGTGGGCCTGGCTTCAGTACCAACGTGCTGATGCTGTCGATCTACAACAACGGCTTCTCCAACCTGGGCAGGATTCCGCAGCTCGGCTACGCCTCGGCGCAGGTGTGGGTGCTGTTCATCGTCATCATCGCCGTGATCGCCCTGACCGCGAAGTTCTCCTCGCTCTGGACATACAGTGACAACACTCCCGACTGA